From Triticum urartu cultivar G1812 chromosome 2, Tu2.1, whole genome shotgun sequence, a single genomic window includes:
- the LOC125533980 gene encoding pathogenesis-related protein PRMS-like: protein MQQMTMSPSICLAILLLALVPQSPASASINNNNGVAVAAPSVPTATQFLQAHNDARGDVGVAPLEWNSTLEQDAQRYADRLRIGCKLEPLDIELIYLQNTYNGSGYQDGAAVTASWVNGRRWYDYRANACAPGHECGAYKLVVCSTAQELGCARRTCRSSPDTVAVCSYFPACDYNDRPY, encoded by the coding sequence ATGCAACAGATGACCATGTCTCCTTCCATCTGCCTCGCCATCTTGTTGCTTGCACTGGTCCCGCAGTCGCCGGCATCAGCCAGCATTAACAACAACAATGGCGTCGCCGTCGCGGCCCCTAGCGTGCCCACGGCGACCCAGTTCCTGCAGGCGCACAACGACGCGCGTGGCGATGTCGGCGTGGCACCCCTGGAGTGGAACTCGACGCTGGAGCAGGACGCCCAGCGGTACGCGGACCGGCTCCGCATCGGCTGCAAGCTGGAGCCACTAGACATCGAGCTGATCTACCTGCAGAACACCTACAACGGCAGCGGTTACCAAGATGGCGCCGCCGTCACCGCCTCGTGGGTGAACGGGCGGCGGTGGTACGACTACCGCGCTAACGCGTGCGCGCCCGGCCACGAATGCGGGGCCTACAAGCTGGTGGTGTGCAGCACCGCGCAGGAGCTCGGCTGCGCCCGCCGCACCTGCCGGAGCAGCCCCGACACCGTGGCTGTTTGCAGCTACTTCCCTGCCTGCGACTACAACGACCGGCCATACTGA
- the LOC125533979 gene encoding pathogenesis-related protein PRMS-like → MQQTTMSPSICLAILLLALVSPSLASASINDNNGVTVAAPRVPVAFQFLQGHNDARREVGVAPLEWNWTLGQDAKRYAAQLAARCKLEPPKYIPPIYARNRYWGSGKQDGAAATGSWVYERRWYDHGANACAPGKECGSYKLVVRNTTRELGCACRTCRGSNDTVAVCSYSPGGNYDDPPY, encoded by the coding sequence ATGCAACAGACGACCATGTCTCCTTCCATCTGCCTCGCCATCTTGTTGCTTGCACTGGTCTCACCGTCACTGGCATCAGCCAGCATTAACGACAACAATGGCGTCACCGTCGCGGCCCCTAGAGTGCCCGTGGCGTTCCAGTTCCTGCAGGGGCACAACGACGCGCGCCGCGAGGTGGGCGTGGCACCCCTGGAGTGGAACTGGACGCTGGGGCAGGACGCCAAGCGGTACGCGGCCCAGCTCGCCGCCCGCTGCAAGCTGGAGCCGCCAAAGTACATCCCGCCGATCTACGCGCGGAACAGGTACTGGGGCAGCGGGAAACAAGACGGCGCCGCCGCCACCGGCTCGTGGGTGTACGAGCGGCGGTGGTACGACCACGGCGCCAACGCGTGCGCGCCCGGCAAGGAATGCGGGTCCTACAAGTTGGTGGTGCGGAACACCACGCGAGAGCTCGGCTGCGCCTGCCGCACCTGCCGCGGCAGCAACGACACCGTGGCTGTTTGCAGCTACTCCCCTGGCGGCAACTACGACGACCCGCCATACTGA